One part of the Ranitomeya imitator isolate aRanImi1 chromosome 10, aRanImi1.pri, whole genome shotgun sequence genome encodes these proteins:
- the LOC138651063 gene encoding trypsin-3-like — translation MVLVAGEYSLSIFEGTEQIFRPVRLVCHPDYSSSSKNADIMLIKLNRAAVYNSFVSIVPLPAQGVSPSEGRLCQVSGWGYTSAVSGKASDTLRSVKLPIFPMRLCNSSASYSGHITRNMICAGYNNGGKDSCQGDSGGPLVCDGRVFGIVSWGHSCANPKYPGVYTAVAKFQKWIYRTIF, via the exons ATGGTGCTCGTCGCCGGGGAATATTCCTTGTCCATCTTCGAAGGGACGGAGCAGATTTTCCGACCCGTGAGGCTCGTGTGTCACCCCGACTACAGCTCGTCCTCCAAGAACGCCGACATCATGCTGATCAAG CTGAATCGTGCGGCGGTGTATAACTCCTTTGTGTCCATAGTGCCTCTTCCAGCACAGGGGGTCTCGCCCAGTGAGGGTCGCCTGTGtcaggtgtccggctggggttacaCCAGTGCAGTCAGCGGCAAAGCCTCCGACACTCTGCGCAGCGTCAAGCTGCCCATCTTCCCGATGCGACTGTGTAACAGCTCCGCCTCGTACTCCGGACACATCACCAGGAACATGATCTGTGCCGGCTACAACAACGGGGGCAAAGACTCCTGCCAG GGCGACTCCGGAGGGCCCCTGGTCTGTGACGGGCGAGTGTTCGGCATTGTATCCTGGGGTCACAGCTGTGCGAACCCCAAGTATCCCGGGGTGTACACGGCCGTGGCCAAGTTCCAGAAGTGGATTTACAGGACAATATTTTAA